The genomic DNA AGGTCACTGAATCCGTCGCAGTTCTCGTGCGCGTACATCCGGAGCGTCCAGAGCATGCGGTCCACCTCGGCGGGATCCGTCGACTCAATCCAGTTGCGAACTGCGCGAACATCGAACAAAAATATCGCTCCCTAACTGCCATTGCCTGTGTCCAACCTTCATGGGCCCGCCGATGTTCCTCACGAGCAAGCCCAATAGAACTATATTATCATAATTTATGATAAATAGCCACGACATATCAATATCGCCCCTCGCAAAGACGGAACCCCGCACACCACCTGAGTGGCGTGCGGGGTCATATGTGGGCCCTGCGGGGCTCGAACCCGCGACCTGCGGATTAAAAGTCCGTAGCTCTACCAACTGAGCTAAAGGCCCGAGCCCGACCATTCGACCATGACAGCCAGCCGGGCACCGCCCCATTGTACTTGCCTCCCCCGCCAGCACCGAACCCGCTGCACCCGGGAGGGGGCCGGAACCCCCAATCCCGTGACGCGACCGGCCATACCCTCACCTTATGGAACTTTCGTTGGACGATATTCGACTACATAAGTATGGTCCGAAGTATATTCCAAAGTTTGATGGTCAAACTTTTCAGTGAGCTTCGCGGGAGAGGCGGGCTGCGTTGGATCTTGTAGATGTTTCGCGGTGGCAGTTCGGAATCACCACGGTTTACCACTATATTTTCGTTCCCCTGACCATCGGGCTGGCCCCGATGGTGGCCGGAATGCAGACGGCCTGGCTGCGCACCGGTAACGAGCACTGGTACCGGGCCACCCGGTTCTTCGGAACCCTGTTCCTGGTCAACTTCGCCATGGGGGTGGTCACCGGAATCGTCCAGGAGTTCCAGTTCGGCATGAACTGGTCCGAGTACTCCCGGTTCGTCGGCGACGTCTTCGGCGCCCCCCTGGCGTTGGAGGGCCTGGCGGCCTTCTTCATCGAGTCCATCTTCCTGGGCGCCTGGATTTTCGGCTGGGGCCGCATGCCGGCCTGGCTCCACAACCTGTCCATTTGGATGGTGGCCGTCGCCGTCAACCTCTCGGCGTACTTCATCATCGTGGCCAACTCCTTCATGCAGCATCCGGTCGGCGCGGTCTACAACCCGGACACCGGCCGCGCCGAGCTCGTCGACTTCCTCGCGCTGCTGACCAACCCCACCGCCCTGGCGGCGGTCCCGCACGCGATCTTCGCGTCGTGGATGGTCGCCGGCACCTTCGTCATGGGCGTCGCGGGCTGGTGGATGGTTCGCGCCGCCCGGCGCGGCGACGCCGTCGCCGGCGGGTGGTTCGAGGACGCCGACCAGATGTGGCGCTCCGCGCTGCGTCTGGGCGCCTGGGTGACCGTCATCGGGGTCATCGGCGTCTCCCTGACCGGGCACAGCCTGGCGCAGCTGATGTTCGTGCAGCAGCCGATGAAGATGGCTTCCGCGGAAGCCCTGTGCACGACCGAAACCGACCCGTTGTTCTCCGTGCTGTCGATCTCCTTCTCCAACAGCTGCGACGACACCCATCAGCTCATCGGCGTTCCCTT from Corynebacterium guangdongense includes the following:
- a CDS encoding cytochrome ubiquinol oxidase subunit I, with product MDLVDVSRWQFGITTVYHYIFVPLTIGLAPMVAGMQTAWLRTGNEHWYRATRFFGTLFLVNFAMGVVTGIVQEFQFGMNWSEYSRFVGDVFGAPLALEGLAAFFIESIFLGAWIFGWGRMPAWLHNLSIWMVAVAVNLSAYFIIVANSFMQHPVGAVYNPDTGRAELVDFLALLTNPTALAAVPHAIFASWMVAGTFVMGVAGWWMVRAARRGDAVAGGWFEDADQMWRSALRLGAWVTVIGVIGVSLTGHSLAQLMFVQQPMKMASAEALCTTETDPLFSVLSISFSNSCDDTHQLIGVPFLLSFLAGNRFTGVTLEGVAEIQAQYEALYGAGDYSPNMFVTYWAFRIMIGAMIPSVVMAFLALWVTRRKRSFDKPWFGWLSLAAMPFPFVANWAGWVFTEMGRQPWIVYPNPEFQGQLLPGNEQEIHMLVEFGVSDHSVTTVWLSLISFTLLYGVLAVVWFWLMRKKVLEGPPPPGSSEDIAHKEYDPDEDDGVAPLTFSEDGAPSTGKAEH